The segment TGTAGTCTTGGGTCTGTTTAGCGATGATGTAAGTACTGCTGATGGTACGTTGGCTGATAATGCCTGTAACAATGAGATGCTGTGTGTAGGTGTTTCAATTGTTATGTAAATTCGTGTCTCCATTTTCCCGTTGAGTTTTGCGTATTACAGCTGTGCTAGTACAACGTTATAAATGGTTCCTTTTTGTATACACAGCAAAATAAGACTGCTGAAAAAAATCTATTAAGAGTGATTGCTTCGTAAAAACAAGATATATACTTTTTCCCCTGGTTTCTTATTGTGCAAAAGGATTATGTTAGATACCTGTGTGCAGTTGTTAATTTAAAGTCCACATTGTTGTAAGCAACcacaatacagggtttacctagccaatccggcatcgtcaaagcgttatcgggcgacgtaaaccctcgattgggcactgtcattcctaatcgggccttgtgaagtatgaatcgagTATAGTACAGAATGAAAGCGGCCTACTGTTGAAGGTGTCGAATCGGTAGCTCCGGTGTGTTTGATCTAttaagttgtttaaaaatatgtactttgcatgttgtttaacttagtgcttattattttaaaatgttaatcTAAATGAATCACCAAacaaattatattatttaaacaatatAAAACCGCCTTGCATTGTATGGGCTTTACTGAAAGATTTGTAATAAGGTGTTATGTGTAGATTAACTTAAATAGGCAATATTCTTACAGATTAGTTAAACCACAAGCAAAAAAGCTCTTTTACAgctccaaaacaaacaaaaaatccggAGCAAGCCGCTTTTATTGTTGActatgcccgattcatacttcacaaggtcCGAacagaaatgacagtgcccaattgtGGGTTTGCGTCGccaaaaaaagtatttacggcaaacgatgacgCTTTAACGATTGGCCAGGTAAGCCCTGTAATCGTAATCGGCCCAGGTGTGGGCAGATGTATGAGATGAGAATAATAATTTCCCATTAAATAGTGTTATTTACAATCATGTGCCGAtgtcgtggtacagtcgtcaactcgtacaacttaacaacatggcCGTCATATGGTTCAAGATCCCAATGGACCATGCCTCCCTATGCTCATGCAGATTAAAAAAGCTGCTGTGCTCCCCACAACCAATGCCATTTTCACAGGCTCTATAatccaaaaacaaactcaTGTGCGGTGGCTATAAGACCAGTGAACAAATTATTAGCGGTTCCATAGAGTTACAAAAATACCAATAACGCTCAAAAAAGCAACAGGCGCCAATAAACGGCCATTTCACCCTTAAAGAAAATGCAGAAAATGTTCATGCCACTTTTCGCGCGAAACGAACACAATTTCTCTCACATCATTAGTTCTTCACGATGCGAACGTTTTAGGCAGTCTATAACGAGGGTCGCGTCCACTTCACCCAAACCATGGCAAGAAATATTGTACACAAACTGACTCACAATAAAAGAGAAGAAAGATAAAGATAGACAGTgtgggagaaagagagaggaggaAGGAGGGAGGAGTGAAAGATCCATCGATGTCGTATCTAACCACCATCATTTGTGGTTGATTTTGAAGATGTCTTAATGTCAGGGCCGCTTTACCGTTTTCATCTCGGGAACTGAGAACTTGAGTTCTGTCTCGGagcgtgctctctctctctacgtCCTTCTTTTGATGCGCAAGGATGCAATAACGCCCCAGGGATATCATCATGTTGAAAGAGACAGTTTACTGTAGCATATCTTCTTGTCTTGCTTTCTTGGCTGCGTTTTAGCATCTCTAATCAACGAATGATCCGTTCCCTGTGCAATCCCTTACAAATAGTACTGATTATGTTTGCGTATAACAAATAGTACTAGTCTAAGACACAACGACCACAACAGAAGCACACCAACAAAATATATCTGTTGGTCAAGAAAGATGTGTGTGTAATTTCGTTGATTCAAGATAAGTGCTCATTATTTTCGTTAGATGTCTCGTGAAGGAACCCAACCGAAACGGAAGTTTTTGTTCAGGTCGGGTAATTTCGAATTTCCGTAACGCGTCTAAAGTGTCCTTGTTGGGGCAGGACCAGAAAAGAAGCAGTCTGCCCGGAAGCGCATCACCTTAGAATTACCCACCCCTACCCATTTCGGAAACTAACTACGATAAGATTTGTCATCTTAGTATACATGGTAAGGGGAAGTAGGAAGAAGAGCTCAcctgttttttatgtttgggGGACTGgaagctgtttgtttgtgggcGCCATTTGTGTCGTCGTGCCTTCACGTGCATAAGGGTACTCCGAACGGCTCGATCCACACGGTTATCGTAAATCCGGCTCAAAGGACCAACAACTGAAAAAATGGCTTTTCTCGCAGCTTAAGGGGCTAtttaaacgattttttgtttgtacattGTCTTTTTCCATGTTGGATGTGGCTACCTAATCGTGGTTGTTTCCGCTTCGTTTCCTAATCCTGGTGCGGTGCCACATTTGGTTGTCCCAATTTAACCAAACTTAAAGAAATTtcgaaattcaaacaaaataaaaacaaagtaaACATATTAGATAGACTGTTCCCTTCTTCTGTCTCTCCTTGTTAGCCCCGTTAGCTCAGTAATACAAGACTAGTACACCTTTACCTGTGCTGGAAACATTGTTCTGTGAGCaaatttctatttattttatatttgtttgttttgttatctcCACCTAGAAACGAAAGAGAGATTGCTGATGAAAATCAGATAATGAGCCTAGAAATGATGGGGTTTAATGTGGATAATTCGCGATTGCATTATCCTTTAAGGCTTCTTGGGATTGCAATTGGGTTGCATGGGTCGGCAAACTTCTCTACTAAATGGGAAATTGAAGGAAATTTAAATGCTTCGGGCCAGTTCTATGACATACGCTTGAAATCTCTTATATATGTTAGGCCCCAAATACACGAAGCGCTTTTCCGCGTCGGTAGAAACGTAGAAATGCTCACGGTGATGGGTATCTCTGCGGAGCTGTTATACGCGTTTCCGCACCCATAACGTAACAGAGCATAAGATAACAGAGTACATAAATTGTTATGCCGTATCCAGCACGCTGCACTTAATTACGTTATTTTACCTTCTTTACctattttaccttttttattttcctatgGTGATGGTACAATTGTTATCTCGCACGTCTTAAAAACATCCCCATTATTTGTTCAAACCCCATATGTAGAAATTATCTGGAGAATTTGCCAGAGTGCTaatcaaaattcaagaaaTGTCTAATGTTAACCTATCGTGTTCTAGATTTCATATCTACTCCCAAAAAACATAACCCGAACACGAATAATTTCGGTCGTTATGCGAAATTTGACTCGTTAAAAGGggtatttgtttctttttcgttaTGTGAAAAACTATTATTAATCGTTATAAGGGGTACTCGTTATAAGGGTTTTGTATAGGTGGGCATGGCCGGGTAGGTTGTTacgttaataataataataatattaacaacaacaataataataacaagaataacaatcatttttttaGTCCAAACGATTCAGCGCCAAATATTCACACAAAATCGGTGTGGAGCTGATATGTTGGGgatttaattgttttcttctagCCTGGTCCAGTATACAGTGATCATTTGCCCGCATAAAAGAATTGATTGTTAGGTTTTGCTTAAAACTATAATAAGTTATTCAATTTGATAGAACAAACTAAGACAAACTCAAATGTTACGACTATATCTGTCTGTCTGTAAGTCTGAAAACGTCAGATTTATTGACGGCCATtgttaataattgaaaaataaagagataaaaatgGGTTATTTGTCAATCAAATATAAAGTGTTGTAGATTCGTCGTTTCTAATCTGATTTTGATGAATAAGTTTTGGATATATAATGTAACaaaatttgtaaaatttgGTTATTAGTGGGTGTCACTTGTAGTAACATATTTCAGGAGGGGTTCTTCCAACGTTAAAGTTTGTTGCACTAGGGCGGGTGGGTGATCACTCTGGCCAATGCATGCATCTTCTGGTATCCCGTAGAGCAGCAACCTGATTCCTTTgctgtttcttcttttcatcaaTGACGCGACGATGATCCATCCGGCTGATAATCATCTACTGTACGCGGATGACGCGAACAATTTTCGTGTTATTCGGGGACCAGAAGACCACGCCCAAATGTAAACTTTCTTGCATGATTTCCAGTGTTGGTGCAACCGCAATGCTTTATCTCTTTGCATAGCTAAATGTAAAATTATGACTTTCAGCCGTTCTCGGTATGCGTCATTTTATGATTATGCGCTTGATGGACAGTCCTTGGTGCGAAAACAATGCGTTAAGGATCTAGGAGTATTGCTTGATACGaaactatcatttaaggatcaCCTGGATCACGTAATAGCCAGCAGGAGTAGAGTGCTAGGACTAGTTATCTATATGACTCGCAAGCATGTAGCACGTttggaatcaatccagcgcaaaattACGCAGACTAGATGTTTGCTACCCGGGTTACCCCGGGTTAGGCGAGCGAATACCGAAAGCCAAGCTGTCGTTCATCGCGGGATTTCTCGACGGCCCTATTGACTCTCTGTCACTACTggccatcaacctgtacgttcGTGCCAGGCCGCTTCGGACTCGGGCTATGTTGGCTCTCGATGATCGTAGAACacaatttggctcctctgacccgttcctacTCATGTGCCGCGCTTTCAACGCTGCCAGCGACGCTTTTGGTTTTTGCTgactgagtttaatgatcgtgtttctgttcAACTGATAATTTCGGTCCCATAGTGTGTATTTTTATGTTCGAAATTAATTCATCCATTGTAAAATATTGttaaaatggttcgagagggcattacTGTTCATCGATTGataaataaagataaacataaacatgtgGGACTGTTTTTTGATTGTGCAATTAGGTCCCAGGGCTATTGTTATTGTGTCTACTGTTGTAGTTCGATGCTGGTTGTAGTTGAGTGGTCTCTGGTCAGTTGCTCCATCTCAATGGCATTTTGTGGGGTGATCAGTGTTCCATAGTGGTGCGGGTCCTGGTGGATTTGATAGGCGCATATAGCTACCGCTATTTCAATGCGGTCTATGGTGTTTCGTCCAGCGCACTATACAATTAGAAGTGTAAACAAGTTTCACGTAAGGCAAGTAATAGCGAGGAGGAAAAAGGGATTAGGGAGGTGAAGAGAGACAGGAACAGTAAGGACACCTCGGCTATCTCGTCCTAATAATATCAATGTATCCCCGTGCAAATTTACTGAATGTCAAATTTACAAATTTTGGTTCtggtcttgttttttttcttgcagtGTCTCATAACCCGTACAATTCGTCGGACATGCCGATGCCCTCAGCAAAGGAGCAAACACTGATGTGGCAGCAAAACTCGTACCTCGGCGACTCCGGCATCCATTCTGGTGCCGTTACCCAGGTGCCGTCGCTTAGCGGTAAGGATGACGACATGGAGGACGATCCGCTGATGTTCGACATGGACCAGGGTTTCTCGCAGAATTTTACGCAGGACCAGGTCGATGATATGAATCAGCAACTGAGTCAGACGCGCTCACAGCGCGTCCGAGCTGCGATGTTCCCGGAGACACTCGAGGAAGGCATCGAGATTCCGTCGACACAGTTCGACCCGCAGCAGCCCACCGCGGTGCAGCGGCTGGCCGAACCGTCCCAGATGCTGAAGCACGCGGTCGTCAACCTGATTAACTATCAGGACGATGCGGATCTGGCGACCAGAGCCATCCCCGAACTGATCAAGCTGCTGAACGACGAGGACCAGGTGGTGGTTTCGCAGGCCGCCATGATGGTGCACCAACTGTCCAAAAAGGAAGCGTCCCGGCATGCGATAATGAACAGTCCGCAGATGGTGGCCGCTCTCGTCCGCGCGCTCTCCAACTCGAACGATCTCGAGACAACCAAAGGTGCGGTCGGCACACTGCACAACTTGTCGCACCATCGCCAGGGTCTGCTCGCGATCTTCAAGTCGGGTGGAATACCGGCACTGGTAAAGCTGTTGTCTTCGCCGGTCGAGTCGGTGTTGTTCTACGCAATCACCACGCTGCAcaacctgctgctgcaccaggATGGCAGCAAGATGGCGGTCCGTCTGGCTGGCGGACTGCAGAAGATGGTTGCCCTGCTCCAGCGCAACAACGTCAAGTTTCTTGCCATCGTGACGGACTGTCTACAGATTCTGGCATACGGCAACCAAGAGAGCAAGCTGATCATACTCGCGTCGACAGGTCCGAGCGAATTGGTACGCATCATGCGCTCGTACGACTACGAGAAGCTGCTGTGGACGACGTCCCGCGTTCTGAAGGTGTTGTCGGTATGCTCGAGCAACAAACCGGCCATCGTGGAGGCAGGCGGCATGCAGGCACTCGCAATGCACCTGGGCAATCCGTCCCAGCGCCTGGTCCAAAACTGTCTCTGGACGCTGCGCAATCTATCCGACGCGGCCACTAAGGTCGACGGACTGGAGACGCTGCTGTCAGGGTTGGTGACTGTCCTCGGTTCGTCCGACGTCAACGTGGTCACCTGTGCCGCCGGTATCCTGTCGAACCTGACGTGTAACAATCAACGCAACAAGGTAACCGTTTGCCAGGTGGGCGGTGTCGAGGCACTCGTCGGCACGATCATCAACGCCGGCGACCGGGAAGAAATTACCGAGCCGGCCGTGTGTGCTCTGCGCCACTTGACTTCGCGTCATCCGGAGTCCGAGTCGGCACAGAACGTTGTACGCAACGGCTACGGGCTGCCGGTGATCGTAAAGCTGCTCAATCCCCCGTCCCGCTGGCCGCTCATTAAGGCGGTCATCGGGCTGATCCGCAATCTAGCCCTTTGTCCGGCAAATGCGGCACCATTGCGCGAACACGGAGCGATTCATCTGCTGGTGCGGCTGCTCTTCAAGGCGTTCCAAGATACGCAACGGgtaagagagagatagagatgtAGAGAGGCAAAATTGTATCATTGAAAACATTATTGTTAGCATTATTGTTCATCTTGTTTCACATCTTTTGTTCCAGCAACGCTCATCGGTTGCTTCGAATGGATCGCAGCCGCCGGGCGCGTACGCCGACGGTGTCCGCATGGAGGAGATCGTCGAGGGTACGGTCGGTGCACTTCACATTCTCGCCAAGGAGGAGTATAACCGACAGGTCATCCGCTCGCAGAACGTTATTCCGATCTTCGTCCAGTTGCTGTTCTACAACGACATCGAAAACATTCAGGTTCGTGTCTTGATAATTTCCTTGCCTTCTTCTAACTCCCCGCCATGAGCGAGACAGCAGGCGGCTTTGGAATGAATGCTATCAAGTGAAAGGGACGATTAGTGTGCTGTACAGTGGTGTAGAAGAAAATGAAAGGCATCATTCCTCATCTGATTGTGCAGACTGGCTGTGATTCTGCGCAGAAGCAAAATTTTTGAGTTTCCCCTCCATAagcgtaaaaaaaatcactaaaagGCGTGGCTTTAGGATGGTATCCCCACGAACTACATCTTAGAGCTCTAAAGGATACTCCACCGCTCAGAAGatacaatattttgtatttcttcGTTTTTCCCGACATTATCTCGGTCCAGAATTTCTGATGTTCCTGTATGCTGAAACATTCCTAACTGCATTGTTTTCTGATATtattctttttaaaaaataattttagcGTGTGGCCGCTGGTGTACTTTGCGAGCTGGCTGTCGACAAGGAGGTGGCCGAAATGATCGA is part of the Anopheles gambiae chromosome X, idAnoGambNW_F1_1, whole genome shotgun sequence genome and harbors:
- the LOC1270538 gene encoding armadillo segment polarity protein isoform X3, translating into MSYQMPQNRSMSHNPYNSSDMPMPSAKEQTLMWQQNSYLGDSGIHSGAVTQVPSLSGKDDDMEDDPLMFDMDQGFSQNFTQDQVDDMNQQLSQTRSQRVRAAMFPETLEEGIEIPSTQFDPQQPTAVQRLAEPSQMLKHAVVNLINYQDDADLATRAIPELIKLLNDEDQVVVSQAAMMVHQLSKKEASRHAIMNSPQMVAALVRALSNSNDLETTKGAVGTLHNLSHHRQGLLAIFKSGGIPALVKLLSSPVESVLFYAITTLHNLLLHQDGSKMAVRLAGGLQKMVALLQRNNVKFLAIVTDCLQILAYGNQESKLIILASTGPSELVRIMRSYDYEKLLWTTSRVLKVLSVCSSNKPAIVEAGGMQALAMHLGNPSQRLVQNCLWTLRNLSDAATKVDGLETLLSGLVTVLGSSDVNVVTCAAGILSNLTCNNQRNKVTVCQVGGVEALVGTIINAGDREEITEPAVCALRHLTSRHPESESAQNVVRNGYGLPVIVKLLNPPSRWPLIKAVIGLIRNLALCPANAAPLREHGAIHLLVRLLFKAFQDTQRQRSSVASNGSQPPGAYADGVRMEEIVEGTVGALHILAKEEYNRQVIRSQNVIPIFVQLLFYNDIENIQRVAAGVLCELAVDKEVAEMIEAEGATAPLTELLNSANEGVATYAAAVLFKMSEDKSMDYKKRFSSELTTLPVFRDDSMWNNGELGIGPDLQDILSPEQAYEGLYGQGPASVHSSHGGRAFQQAKPA
- the LOC1270538 gene encoding armadillo segment polarity protein isoform X4 is translated as MSYQMPQNRSMSHNPYNSSDMPMPSAKEQTLMWQQNSYLGDSGIHSGAVTQVPSLSGKDDDMEDDPLMFDMDQGFSQNFTQDQVDDMNQQLSQTRSQRVRAAMFPETLEEGIEIPSTQFDPQQPTAVQRLAEPSQMLKHAVVNLINYQDDADLATRAIPELIKLLNDEDQVVVSQAAMMVHQLSKKEASRHAIMNSPQMVAALVRALSNSNDLETTKGAVGTLHNLSHHRQGLLAIFKSGGIPALVKLLSSPVESVLFYAITTLHNLLLHQDGSKMAVRLAGGLQKMVALLQRNNVKFLAIVTDCLQILAYGNQESKLIILASTGPSELVRIMRSYDYEKLLWTTSRVLKVLSVCSSNKPAIVEAGGMQALAMHLGNPSQRLVQNCLWTLRNLSDAATKVDGLETLLSGLVTVLGSSDVNVVTCAAGILSNLTCNNQRNKVTVCQVGGVEALVGTIINAGDREEITEPAVCALRHLTSRHPESESAQNVVRNGYGLPVIVKLLNPPSRWPLIKAVIGLIRNLALCPANAAPLREHGAIHLLVRLLFKAFQDTQRQRSSVASNGSQPPGAYADGVRMEEIVEGTVGALHILAKEEYNRQVIRSQNVIPIFVQLLFYNDIENIQRVAAGVLCELAVDKEVAEMIEAEGATAPLTELLNSANEGVATYAAAVLFKMSEDKSMDYKKRFSSELTTLPVFRDDSMWNNGELGIGPDLQLNQPNIYHH
- the LOC1270538 gene encoding armadillo segment polarity protein isoform X1; the encoded protein is MSYQMPQNRSMSHNPYNSSDMPMPSAKEQTLMWQQNSYLGDSGIHSGAVTQVPSLSGKDDDMEDDPLMFDMDQGFSQNFTQDQVDDMNQQLSQTRSQRVRAAMFPETLEEGIEIPSTQFDPQQPTAVQRLAEPSQMLKHAVVNLINYQDDADLATRAIPELIKLLNDEDQVVVSQAAMMVHQLSKKEASRHAIMNSPQMVAALVRALSNSNDLETTKGAVGTLHNLSHHRQGLLAIFKSGGIPALVKLLSSPVESVLFYAITTLHNLLLHQDGSKMAVRLAGGLQKMVALLQRNNVKFLAIVTDCLQILAYGNQESKLIILASTGPSELVRIMRSYDYEKLLWTTSRVLKVLSVCSSNKPAIVEAGGMQALAMHLGNPSQRLVQNCLWTLRNLSDAATKVDGLETLLSGLVTVLGSSDVNVVTCAAGILSNLTCNNQRNKVTVCQVGGVEALVGTIINAGDREEITEPAVCALRHLTSRHPESESAQNVVRNGYGLPVIVKLLNPPSRWPLIKAVIGLIRNLALCPANAAPLREHGAIHLLVRLLFKAFQDTQRQRSSVASNGSQPPGAYADGVRMEEIVEGTVGALHILAKEEYNRQVIRSQNVIPIFVQLLFYNDIENIQRVAAGVLCELAVDKEVAEMIEAEGATAPLTELLNSANEGVATYAAAVLFKMSEDKSMDYKKRFSSELTTLPVFRDDSMWNNGELGIGPDLQDILSPEQAYEGLYGQGPASVHSSHGGRAFQQGYDTLPIDSMQGLEIGGGGGSSNGGAIGNGGMGGQQQQSGGGPGSVVMGGGGASGMSSSGQPTSPYGMDMDVGEMEASELTFDHLDVMPSPPQDNNQVAAWYDTDL
- the LOC1270538 gene encoding armadillo segment polarity protein isoform X5; its protein translation is MSYQMPQNRSMSHNPYNSSDMPMPSAKEQTLMWQQNSYLGDSGIHSGAVTQVPSLSGKDDDMEDDPLMFDMDQGFSQNFTQDQVDDMNQQLSQTRSQRVRAAMFPETLEEGIEIPSTQFDPQQPTAVQRLAEPSQMLKHAVVNLINYQDDADLATRAIPELIKLLNDEDQVVVSQAAMMVHQLSKKEASRHAIMNSPQMVAALVRALSNSNDLETTKGAVGTLHNLSHHRQGLLAIFKSGGIPALVKLLSSPVESVLFYAITTLHNLLLHQDGSKMAVRLAGGLQKMVALLQRNNVKFLAIVTDCLQILAYGNQESKLIILASTGPSELVRIMRSYDYEKLLWTTSRVLKVLSVCSSNKPAIVEAGGMQALAMHLGNPSQRLVQNCLWTLRNLSDAATKVDGLETLLSGLVTVLGSSDVNVVTCAAGILSNLTCNNQRNKVTVCQVGGVEALVGTIINAGDREEITEPAVCALRHLTSRHPESESAQNVVRNGYGLPVIVKLLNPPSRWPLIKAVIGLIRNLALCPANAAPLREHGAIHLLVRLLFKAFQDTQRQRSSVASNGSQPPGAYADGVRMEEIVEGTVGALHILAKEEYNRQVIRSQNVIPIFVQLLFYNDIENIQRVAAGVLCELAVDKEVAEMIEAEGATAPLTELLNSANEGVATYAAAVLFKMSEDKSMDYKKRFSSELTTLPVFRDDSMWNNGELGIGPDLQDTTPFQ
- the LOC1270538 gene encoding armadillo segment polarity protein isoform X2; amino-acid sequence: MPMPSAKEQTLMWQQNSYLGDSGIHSGAVTQVPSLSGKDDDMEDDPLMFDMDQGFSQNFTQDQVDDMNQQLSQTRSQRVRAAMFPETLEEGIEIPSTQFDPQQPTAVQRLAEPSQMLKHAVVNLINYQDDADLATRAIPELIKLLNDEDQVVVSQAAMMVHQLSKKEASRHAIMNSPQMVAALVRALSNSNDLETTKGAVGTLHNLSHHRQGLLAIFKSGGIPALVKLLSSPVESVLFYAITTLHNLLLHQDGSKMAVRLAGGLQKMVALLQRNNVKFLAIVTDCLQILAYGNQESKLIILASTGPSELVRIMRSYDYEKLLWTTSRVLKVLSVCSSNKPAIVEAGGMQALAMHLGNPSQRLVQNCLWTLRNLSDAATKVDGLETLLSGLVTVLGSSDVNVVTCAAGILSNLTCNNQRNKVTVCQVGGVEALVGTIINAGDREEITEPAVCALRHLTSRHPESESAQNVVRNGYGLPVIVKLLNPPSRWPLIKAVIGLIRNLALCPANAAPLREHGAIHLLVRLLFKAFQDTQRQRSSVASNGSQPPGAYADGVRMEEIVEGTVGALHILAKEEYNRQVIRSQNVIPIFVQLLFYNDIENIQRVAAGVLCELAVDKEVAEMIEAEGATAPLTELLNSANEGVATYAAAVLFKMSEDKSMDYKKRFSSELTTLPVFRDDSMWNNGELGIGPDLQDILSPEQAYEGLYGQGPASVHSSHGGRAFQQGYDTLPIDSMQGLEIGGGGGSSNGGAIGNGGMGGQQQQSGGGPGSVVMGGGGASGMSSSGQPTSPYGMDMDVGEMEASELTFDHLDVMPSPPQDNNQVAAWYDTDL